AAGAcacaattatttttcatttttaaacacaGCTGTTTACAGGATGCGTAGCGATAGAATCTACTGTCTGACTCACAAAGCAAACCGACAAAAAAACAGtagtgtaataaaaaaaagaatgaacatagatatataataatgatcagataaaacagaaggaaaatgaataaataaaatgactcTAGTTGTTATTAATTGTCTCCTCAGGTACACATTACCTGCGAGGGGTGAACAACAACCTGCAGCCGTGGTCCACCACCGAGGGCAGGAAGCAGTACGGCCTCAAACCGGCCAATCCCACGGAGGAGGGCCTGGCCAGCCTGCACAGCGTGTTGCTACGGAAACAGCCCTACCTGTGGCGCGCGGCCCTGCTGTACTACACGGTGTACCACGCCACCAGCATGAGCTTCAGCCGGCTCTTCAGCCACATCGCTCGCTTCGTCCAGGACCCCGACGTCCGCTGGGAGTACTGCCTGAGAGCCAAGAGGGGCCAGACGGACACCTCGCAGCCAGGTGAACACACACGGAAATATACATGAATCCCTACATACTCAGTGGCCattttattaggtacacctgtaacAGCCCTGTTCCAATATAATACAACTTTTCTGACATAAAATGGACTTTTATGATACATTATTATGAAATTCGTATCCGTCTTTCCAAATCAATGCTCAtctgataaatacaaattagaAATGGTGTTTAAATGATggtattattaatgttattaatacaCTAACcttatttaaaatcaaattcAGTTTTCAGTGATCACACTTtatgatgaataaatacaatgttttatctttgttttgtgttcaatTCAAGCGTCTTTTTAGgagaatatgaatataaataaattagggctgtcaaagttaacgtgataataacgcattaacgtaaattaattttaacgccactaattaactaactagagagaagatgctggtatcatatgaaactagagaacctaatgaatccaaaactgtcatggctattttcaaaggggtcccttgacctctgacctccagatatgggaatgaatatgggttctatgggtacccacgagtctcccctttacagacatgcctgtgggtgagggtttctggacaatatctgtcattgttttgtgttgttaattgatttccaataataaatatacacataatatgcataaagcagcatatttgcccactcccatgttgggaaatctccttttaaggtacattttgaacagataaaaaatgtgcgattaatcacgattaaatattttaattgaatgacagccctaaaataaattaaactataGATTAAAttgatacattttcttttttttacccaaaAATAAATTggcagtatgtttttttccAGTCCTGAATAACTTCCTGCATGTGGTGTGTTTCTCAGGTTGCTTCAGTAAAGATCAGGTTTATCTGGACGGGATCCTCCGAATCCTCCGACACCGAAGGAATATCGACTTCAAGATGTTGACTTCTTTGGGCAAGGTCAGTGTCAATACCTTCAAATAATAACAATGTTTATTaccaataaaaaaagcaaaaatactgTAAGCAGGTAAGGAAGTAAACTTTATTTCTATACCACCTTTAAAACCCAGAGTTGTTTCACAGGttacatgaaataataatgaaaataataactttatttaagacaaagttaaaaagtgctttacagtaaaaacaataataaaagtaaataaaatccaaaacattatatataacaAGATAAAATCATGCAACAAGAATTTCTGGGAATAATCAAACATATAAGATATTGATAGATGTATAgagaaatataacaaaataagaTGATGAAACATTTCTACAACCCGTTTCTTTAATGCTTTATtagtatatatttagtattatgAACGAAATGCAGATAAAAAAGGAAGTAGATCCAGGAGCCTGAGCTCAGTGAGGTCATGTACAGCGTCTGCCCTCTGCAGGACGCTTTaggtaaagaaagaaaaacctgaTTCTGGTTCTGACGGCACGAAAACCTCCTGATCTGTCGACTCTGAAAACTCAGAGATGTAGAcgttttttaataaaacaatttaggagggaaatatttaaatgtatgttaatatttttgatttatttcaatcataggagagaaaacaaatctATTTTCTTACCTTTTGATTAATGTCAAAAACAGCTGAGATGATTAAACtgtgatttaaatatctaaGATGTCTTGAATAAGATGATACAGACTCATTATTTTTACTATAATACAGCATATTTAGAAAGGTTTTAAAGTCCCACAAATACTCACAAAATTAGcaacataattattttattttaaaatgcaaaaattattaaaatccAGTGATGCTCTGATGAACCTTCTGTGGGCATTTTGCCTAATTTGATAGATGTTTAAAATCCATGTGCTGTGTAAGATTTTTAGTCTAAAATAAGATGTATAGCaatttgtgttttaaagaaaggctgtcaatcgcttaaaatattttatcgcgattaatcgcatattgatcacacattttatatctcttcaaaatgtaccttaaagggagatttgtcaagtatttaatactcttatcaacatgggagtggacaaatatgctgctttatgcaaatgtatgtatatatttattattggaaatcaattatcaacacaaaacaatgacagatattgtccagaaaccctcacaggtactgcatttagcattaaacaatatgctcaaatcataacatggcaaactgcagcccaacaggcaacaacagctgtcagtgtgctgacttgactatgacttgccccaaactgcatgtgattatcataaagtgggcatgtctgtaaaggggagactcgtgggtacccatagagcccatttacattcacacatctggagggtcagaggtcaagggacccctttgaaaatggccatgacaatttttcctcgccaaaattttgcgtaagtttggagtgttatttaacctccttcctgacgagctagtatgacatggttggtaccgatggattctttaggttttcttgtttcatatgataccagctagctttaaaactgagccaagttgcgttaaagaaattagtggcgttaaaacaaatttgcgttaacgtgttatcattgtgttaactttgacagccctagtatttacaTTCCACCTCTGCACAGGTAGAAGGTAAACTTCTGTCTGGTGTTTCCTCTCCACTGATGAACTTTCTTTTTCACCTCTTCAGGTGTCTTTCGAAGACGTGGAGAGGCTGCGACATCTGGCGGTCCTCCCACGGACCAGAATCCCGCACTTCATGCGAGACCAGGAGCGTTACCTGCAACACCTGGATCACATCGTCGCCGTCAACGACCTTGATGATTCATCGCTGCAACACCTGCTGCCCTAACCCCCCCGTCTCCCGTCCCGTCCCGTTCCGTCCCTCCCTGCACCACCTAAactcaagaagaagaagtggaggtACACAGACTGTAACATGTGGTGCGTTTAATATCACTTAAAACCATCCAGTATTATCGATGCTTTATTTGagcgatttctttttttaaaacttgaatgATACGAGCAAAAAGGGACGTACAAACTAACACCTCTATCTACATTATCACGTTTTGTCCAATGCATGTCCCCTCCTCGCCTTTACTCCTACTATGAAGTTACCTCAATAATGCAACTCTACGATGTAACCAACATTATCTATGTAGACTCATACATAATCACTGCATCTGTACAAGACACTGCTAACGTGTGGCATACAGATTTAAACATGCTTTATTTATGCaattatttaagtttttttttactttgagagAACAAACTGAATGTCTCTGGTATTAgctttatatcttttttattttagacgACGTTgtttttatgccttagattgtttgcattttaaaaaaaggacacCAAGGACACGTCATTTCAAAAACCCCGGGGAAGTTGTAGCTGAGACCGTGAATCTTTAAGATATCAAGTGCCAGTGGACTCGGTCAAGCATTCAAACATTCCCCggggtgttttttctttttaaatatcagtGTTATTAAGAAGATAATCAGCTGCGTTGGTACTGTCTTAACCGTGTCCTTGGTGGTCTTTTCATATCAATATGCTACTGTGATGTGACCCCGTCCCCGAGCTCCCCCCTTCTGCAGAAGACAAACTTTCTACGTTAAAGGACATTATTCTtgctagatgagaagattgacatcCTCATGTCTATCTGTTCAATATGTAGCTGTAGCTTAGCAATTAGCTACGCTTGACTTTCTAATATCTATAACATTATAGATATCAACAAAGGCATTTTGACTAGTCGTAATTATGTTGTAACTTGTCAGAATTTGTTATTCAATATATCTATAAAATCATTCCGACTAAAatgatgctaacaggctaaacaATTATAGGgacagagagaaaatgatgctaacaggctaaactattagagagatggagagaaaatgttgttaacaggctaaactattagagagacgAAGAGAAACTGTTGTTAATAGGCTAaactgatggagagaaaatgatgataatagactaaactattaaagagatggagagaaaatgttaacagGCTTAACTAttaaagagatggagagaagatgTTGTTAACAGGCTAAACTTttagagagacggagagaagatGTTGTtaacaggctaaactattagagagacggagagaagatGTTGTtaacaggctaaactattagagagacgaagagaaaatgttgttaacaggctaaactattagagagacgaagagaaaatgttaacaggctaaactattagagagatggagagaaaatgttgttaaaaggctaaactattagagagacggagagaagatGTTGTtaacaggctaaactattagagagacgaagagaaaatgttgttaacaggctaaactattagagagacgtagagaaaatgttgttaacaggctaaactattagagagatggagagaaaatgttgttaacaggctaaactattagagagacggagagaagatGTTGTtaacaggctaaactattagagagatgcagaaaaaatgttgttaacaggctaaactattagagagatggagagacaatgatgttaacaggctaaactattagcgagatggagagaagatgttgttaacaggctaaactattagagagatgcagagaaaatgttaacgggctaaactattagagagatggagagaacatGTTGTTAATGGGCTAAACTATTAGAAAGATGCAGAAAAAatgatgctaacaggctaaactattagagagacgaagagaaaatgttgttaacaggctaaactattagagagacggagagaagatGTTGTtaacaggctaaactattagagagacgaagagaaaatgttgttaacaggctaaactattagagagacggagagaagatGTTGTtaacaggctaaactattagagagacggagagaagatGTTGTtaacaggctaaactattagagagatgcataaaaaatgttaacgggctaaactattagagagatggagagaacatGTTGTTAATGGGCTAAACTATTAGAAAGAtgcagaaaaaatgttgttaacaggctaaactattagagagatgcAGAAAAAATTTTGTtaacaggctaaactattagagagatgcagagaaaatgttaacgggctaaactattagagagacgaagagaaaatgttgttaacaggctaaactattagagagatgcagagaaaatgttaacgggctaaactattagagagatgcAGAAACAAttatgctaacaggctaaactattagagagatgcAGAAAAAAttatgctaacaggctaaactattagagagatgcAGAGAAAATGTTAACGGGCTAAAccattagagagatggagagaacatGTTGTTAACGGGCTAAACTATTAGAAAGAtgcagaaaaaatgttgttaacaggctaaactattagagaaaTGGAAAGATAATGTTGCTAATAGGCTAAATTATTAGACAGATAGAGAAAATTATGCTAAAAGTTTAGCCTTTCGCTAACCATAGCAGCAGTCGCGGTTAACAgaagctaaactattagcaacatgtTCTCGTTGCCTTGTGCGAGAACGTAAAGCTAACGtaaagcatttttattttagcattttagaGCTAGCTGTtccatttccagtctttaaaCTAAGCTCAGCTAAGCGGCTGCAGCTTCATAGATATTTAGAGAGTGGTAtcagtcttctcatctaactctgtgcAACAAAGCAAATGTTCCCAAAAATGtagaactgttcctttaaacgtAGACAAAGTGGCATTTTTAATTGACTGTTGGTCTTCTTGAGAAGCAGCCAGTGGTCGCTGGCTGAGTGGGAAGCGGGGTGTTGTGGGCGTGCCTTCGATGGGTGAACAGCTCATCTGCTGTAGCTAGCCGTGTGTCTGTAGGCTGCTTTTTACTGTGTTTGACACTTAAAACTTGGGATGTCAGTCGGGGCGTTCATTTTGGGCCAAGCCGTCTGTGAGCAGAACTAAAACCAGGATGTTGGGCTGAACATCATCAGTAGTTCCAGTTTTTAAACTTAACAAAGAAACAACActtgaccaaaatgtgaattCTGTGATGCATTTTAAATACGTTGGATTTGAAGATTAATATGAAATTAATTCTGCTGTGTTTACAATTTCAGCCATTTGGTAAGCAGATGTACGTTTTTAAATTTGAGCAGGTGGTCGTCTGCTGACTTCACCAAACCTTTCGGCCTGGATTCGCCTAAACGAATGCACCTGTTTGTAACGCACGGATGTTGCACAAGTGTTTTATGTTCTGGAAATCAACTTGAAgttccagtttatttattaaaacgTACACACACGTAATGAGCTCTCTGGTCTGTTTTCATGAAGCACCCAAACAAACACTGCTGACAAACTTAAAACGCACAGAATGGTAATGTTCTGCTGCTACGGGTCtctcaatcaaaacaataacaggaCGGACTTTGATGACGTTGAGAAGCAGCGTGGGATTATGGGAGTTGTTGTCTTCGTTGTTAAACAACCACCATTGGCGATTTTATTCACTCTTCAAACATCATAAAAGTGGTCTTTATTTGTGAAGATTAAGTAtgataaacgtgtgtttgccacagagcttattttctgcaataatccaaaatcctattggctttttgtggagggaaccggGGCgacgctaacttcctggttggcctacaaacatacatccctggagcactctgagCTGGATCGATgctgaaatatcaataaatgAATGCCCTTGTTACTTGATTAAAATTACAGATTTCTCTGGGTTTGAGCTttgttggaaacatttgagATAATAAGTacacaactcaacaaaatatagAACATAAGTTAGtcgtttttagacattttaaagcGGAAATGTTAAGAAAAAAATCGTCTTTCAGGACCTTGTGAgctcattagattattattactcatgcattaatgtgtcGTTGGTTGAGCTGGAGCTCATTTTGATTTAttaactaaagattattttcattatggattaatctgctgattattttctccattaatttattgattgtttggtttgtaaaaatagtgaaaacaatgagccagagcccaaagtgacacctTCACCGTGTTTGTTtagtccaaccaacagtccaaacctcaacattattactaatatattaatgttaacattattaaaagaaaaagcagcaaatcattaaatgtttttacatgaacaaTGACTAAACGATTattaaaatctaaaaaagtTGACAATTTCAGCTGTAGGTGTAATGTACTATAAATTGTTGTTGAattcataaaaaacaaacttttaatgtgttttgtgttcaaaacacaTAGTTAGTAAAGTACATAAAGCTGTCAGATtaatgtagttgagtagaagtagaaagtggtATGAATAGAAAagactcaagtacaagtacctcagattTGTATTTAAGTGTAGTACTTAACCGCCGCTATCTGGACTGTCGGGAcggccaacaacaacaacaacaacaacaacaggcagAATTTCAACAGTTTAGAGTCAATAAAAATCCGACACGTGcgtctttaaataaaaatggttTATTCTCTTTCAATATAGCTTTTGTTCTATCCGTAGCAGAAAAGAGCCTCCATGCCACTCAGTGCTAAAACTGGATCTCAGGTCACCACAGCATCGTAATGACGGACAAACGTCTTTACAGCACAACACCGGCTTGATACTGATCCAACAACAGTCACTTtgctcattttaaaaacaggttgaggggggaggggagggggggggggtgttgggaggcaggaggaggaggaagaggaagaggagggtgtgGGGGTGGGTGTGGGGgtttggagggggggggggggggggttctgaACAGATTATCTGTGACTCGGACCAAGCAGCGCagatccccccctccccccccccccgggcTTTGTTGGGAGAAGTTTAATCCGTGCGTGTTTGTGTATGCTGCAAAATTGACATCTTGCATCCAGTATGGCTGTTGATGTGGAGGCAGAAGTTTCTGCCACGAAAAGGTCACAAGTTGAGGTAACAAAGATTCttcctgattggacgaaaggggaacaaaaaaaacagaccaaTCAGAGGTCAAACACTGATCATCTGATGGATTACAGGACTGTAGAAATGTTAGGCGCGGATTACGTTAACAGGTGTTTCTGTTTGGCTACCCTCGTTGACAGAAATAATAGAAACATCTGTCAGTCAGTAGAACACAATTCAAATGGAATTGACACCTCTCAAACAGTTTAAACTGATTTACTGCacgactgttgtattagactgcattagctTTAGCTAGGTATGTATAGGTATGTATGCTGTGTGCATTACCTGCTCTCTGGTTATCATGTTGCATTGGAGCTGCTTATGGCCTTTGTGCCGTCTGTATTGGCGTTTGCCTGTTCCTTCACCACAGCATCTGAGGGACAAATACTCACTTTTACTTCAGGTCAGTTCTCAGGTAAATGAAGCATATATACAGGTGTGTCTTTGTCCTGGTGTCTGAAGTTAACTTCAGTTAAAATAAGTCTTTatactttgtttttataaatttcaTGCAGCACCGTCcataaaaataagaagaaaacatacaaaaaaatatgaagatAAATGTATTGGTAATAATAGGGACTACCTAACTAGTCGTAAAGTTGGTATTAAGgtcctttacacaccgggggggtgacgaataaacaacacgaaaatgcaaaatatttgcctgcgaatattatatgtctagggtcttttattgtgaaaggtaagaacaaaAGGAGTGGCTCTGGACTGGCTTCCTTTGTTGACGTTGAAAGAatcaataaagtttgccgtcttggtttggacttcggagcctccgtgttgttgtttcagaaaTACAGACGTAACTCAACCCGCTCTgaacaacgtgattggttgatgcctttaatCGCAGTGCGAAAGCTACGAAAAATCTGCCTCGTTCTGAAAAAGTGTGGCTTTTTCGCTGCGTAATATTCACGTTAAATACACCAAAAACAACAGTACGAAAAAATATTAACGTGCAAATTAATAACGAAAAAAAGTTGATAGATAAAGAAGATAGCTTCTTACTAATGTCATTCATACATAGGCCCTGTTTGGGACTAGCGCTGTCCTTCGCACCCACgtatttaattcagttttgtctcgtaTTGAGAATTTTTGTAAcgaatataacaataaaacgCATCGGACTCAGtatgcaaggtttctgtgcgtaacGTTTTTTATCGGCTGGCGGATTAAAAAAAACTcggaaaaatacagacttggtggGCCAACACTTTTACTCGGAATGTTGCTTTATCAATTCGTCACCCAAACCACGCGACCCGCTGGTTCCCGCGCAACACTAACCTGCCCCCTATTTAATAAGTTACTCCTCATTGTTAGCAGTGGCTCTGACAGCCAGGCAGGCAGAcggtgtgtaggtgtgtgtaggtgtgtgtatgtgtgtgtgtaggtgtgtgtactAACAGAAGTATGGGTGCTGCATGGCCTCGGCCGCCGTCAGCCTCTGCTGGTGGTCGTAGCGCAGCAGCTTGTCCAGCAGGTCCAGAGCCTCCGGACTCACCAGGTGCTGGTTCTCTGACTGGATGAACTGCTCCCAACGCTTCCTTGTTTgcctggacacacacaaacatttaataTGACTGAAGTTCCTCTTTATTTAATGTGAATTATACGAGCGTGGAGACGGTGCTGAGCTCTGTTTATAGCGACAATCTGACAGTCAAAGCAGGTTGGACACAAGTAGAATATTCCTGCATGTTTGTTGAAATCATACGAGACGACCGTCTTTTAGCTGCTCGCGaatactatttattattatttacaaaacaaattatttacCAAAACATtaacacaggtgttactaataacattaacgaaggctctgttctattcaaatGTCACAGTAAGTCGCAACAGTACGAACAaaaccaggaccctgaaactgaagcagctaaaagGAATTtcattcagccatcattcatttgatTATTTACACCTGAGCCGAGCTCTTCCTACTGCGACGGATTAAAACGTCAATTGTTCATGTCGATGTTCCCTCAGTTAAACCTCTTAGTAATACTGGATATTGTTTTGAGGGATTTTTCAGAGACATATGCTAATACAACAATATCGGATTACAACgtaatattctgcttcaatccatattcgttggcgtttagcctttcaaacacaacatttccactgcgttaaaaaaacagtttgctcTCCCGTTCGCCGCACACAAAAGGGAGACACACACTGACGAGTTAtcttcattaaagaaagttgatttaatgaagtaagactaactcatttaatccGACGTATGCCAATACAACAATATTTGAATAACTACAAAAACAATGCTTTTTCACTTTGagaagtgtaaacctttttctacaaaatatttaatgaatGCATCAGTGTCTGTCTTTACAGAGCAgctgtacaaaaataaatcaataaaatacagtCTATAAAAAACTAAAGTATGAATTAGGGCTAAACTAATCAGTATTATTATATTGACAGTAGATCAAATGAGTAGAATGTGAAAGGAGCTGTAGGGCTGTACCCAATAgtttcaaagcttcattcataacaatGGCATCTTTATGTCTATTCATTCGGTTTAAAGCTGGTATTAGTTTTTGCatagttgcagataaagatcaggctacaataatattattagtattctaCTAGTTGTAGAGTTACATTCctgtggtggctgcgtaggattatTTCAGACTCGTGTGATCTAAACATTTTCCATAACTCAAGAGCGTTGTAACGTCCAAAATGTAACAGTTAACAACGCACGTCAGtcggagaaagagagagacggtTGTTTTGTATACATCTGAATGCGTTTCTGCTGATTAACTGTTTGGTACTCACTGTCCCAGCAGGTCTTTGAAGCGAGTGTCCAGTTCTATGTGATATTTGTGCAGGTAGCCGAAGAGCTCATCGGTGCCGAGAACTTTAGCAATGCGGACCAGCtgcaaaacaacatttaatACATTCGTTACAATaagtataaaagtataatatgtcaagTATATTTCTGTCCCAATCTGTGGTTCTTGATTTCACCCAGATGTGACTTTCTAATTTGTCAGGTGCTTTGTTTTATGCGGGATATGACTCTGATGCGTTACCTGGTCGTAGTTGTCCTGGCCATGAAAAAACGGTTCCTTCAAAAAGATCATGCTGGCCAACATGCAGCCTAGACTCCACATGTCCAAACTATAGTCATACATCTGGAGGGATTATAAAAGAGAGTAATTCACACACCAATAGTTGTGTTTCCCCCTCAAATAAAGTCAGAGTATATCGCTGTAACAGCCGGTACCTGATAGTCCACTAGCAGCTCAGGGCCTTTGAAATAGCGGGAGGCCACCCTGACGTTGTATTCCTGAGCGGGATGGTAAAATTCTGCCAAACCCCAATCTATAAGACGCAGCTGtgacacagagaggaaacattCATTCATCTGGTTTACAACGCAGGGTCAAACTACAGGCTAATGCAGGATTCCTCAGGTATTTAAAGTATTGTTGAAggtattttttaatcattattattgtaaaaCGTTCCATAAAGCTCAGAGGAACAGCAGAATCGTTCAGTCAATGGACCCATTGTTGGTGAACTATTTCCTTGCCAAAGTACTCCGTATATACGTATTAAACTTGCTCACTTATTACCACGATGTATTAAGcttgaaaatgaccataaaatacaacaacatgTAACATTCATATGTCATTGTTTCAGCCACAGCCTGGTGTGATGATATATATTACTTTACTGTTATTGATTGACTTAATATCTATGATGATCTAAATAATAAGTAGAAACAAAGAATCTTTATTGTAGGATCTATTTGGGGATTCATGTCGTGTAAAAATGAAGTTAAGGACAGTCATCAGTACCTTTCTCATCTGGTGGTCGATCATCACGTTGTGCGGCTTCACGTCCCGGTGCATGATCCCCATACTGTGACAGTAGTCCAGAGCCTTCaacaagagacagagacacatatTCAACACCGAGGCCGGTCCACAACCGTCTTCTGTTCTGCACTGCAGCTTCTTCCTCTACGGCAAACtattccaa
Above is a genomic segment from Sebastes umbrosus isolate fSebUmb1 chromosome 2, fSebUmb1.pri, whole genome shotgun sequence containing:
- the csnk2a2a gene encoding casein kinase 2, alpha prime polypeptide a isoform X1, whose translation is MPGSTPASSKARVYTDVNTQKNREYWDYDAHVPNWSNQDNYQLVRKLGRGKYSEVFEAINVTNNEKVVVKILKPVKKKKIKREIKILENLRGGTNIIRLVDTVKDPVSRTPALVFECINNTDFKELYQKLTDYDIRYYMYELLKALDYCHSMGIMHRDVKPHNVMIDHQMRKLRLIDWGLAEFYHPAQEYNVRVASRYFKGPELLVDYQMYDYSLDMWSLGCMLASMIFLKEPFFHGQDNYDQLVRIAKVLGTDELFGYLHKYHIELDTRFKDLLGQQTRKRWEQFIQSENQHLVSPEALDLLDKLLRYDHQQRLTAAEAMQHPYFYAVVKEQANANTDGTKAISSSNAT
- the csnk2a2a gene encoding casein kinase 2, alpha prime polypeptide a isoform X2, which gives rise to MPGSTPASSKARVYTDVNTQKNREYWDYDAHVPNWSNQDNYQLVRKLGRGKYSEVFEAINVTNNEKVVVKILKPVKKKKIKREIKILENLRGGTNIIRLVDTVKDPVELYQKLTDYDIRYYMYELLKALDYCHSMGIMHRDVKPHNVMIDHQMRKLRLIDWGLAEFYHPAQEYNVRVASRYFKGPELLVDYQMYDYSLDMWSLGCMLASMIFLKEPFFHGQDNYDQLVRIAKVLGTDELFGYLHKYHIELDTRFKDLLGQQTRKRWEQFIQSENQHLVSPEALDLLDKLLRYDHQQRLTAAEAMQHPYFYAVVKEQANANTDGTKAISSSNAT